CGACCCTTCGGAATCGTTCGGTTCAGCGCTCGTCGACGACGGCGAGCGCGTTGTCGACGGCGGCGCGGAAGCCGTCGAAGTTGTCCCACGGCACCATGTGTCCTGCCGCGGTAACGGTGCTGATCGGCACGTCCGGGTTGCTCTCGGCGAGTTCGCGCACCCCCGAGTCGGACACCACGGGGCTCTCCGCCCCGCGGATCAACGCGACGCTCCCGCTGAGCCGTCGCCAGTACGCGAAGAAGTCCTCCCGCTCGAAACCCTCGTGGGTTTCCACCACGGCGGTGCGGTCGCAGGTGGACAGCACTCGCGCGCGCAGTTCCAGCTCCCGTCGGGGCCACTTCGGGTAGTACTTGCCGACCTCGTCCGCCGTGGTGCCGCGGGCCGCCTCGTCGAGCTGGGCCAAAAACGCCGCACGACTGGTCGGGTAGGGATCCCGACCGGGCCCGGAAAGCGGTGGGTCGACCAGCAGCAGCGGGCTTCGCCCTGCACCGTGCCGGACCCGGTACGCGGCGGCGATCCTGGCGCCGAGCGAGTGTCCGAGCAGGACCGGGTCCCGCAGCCCCAGGGCCTCCACCAGCCCGGCGACGTCGTCGGCGTAGTGCTCCAGGGTGTAATGGCCCGCGGGTGGTGTGTCGGTGCCGCCGCGCCCGCGCAGGTCCGGAACGTGGACGCGGTAACGCTCGGCGAGCCGGCACGCGATGAACTCGGCCGTGATCGCGGGGCTGGTGATCCCAGGCAGGATCAGCAGCGGTGTGCCGTCCCTCCCGTAGGAAAGGAGGTGGTGCCGCAGCCCGTTCGCGTGCACGTATTCGCTCGTGCCAACGGTTTCCGTCATAGTTGTGCCTCCGCACCGGGGAGCCCGTCGAGGGGCGGTCCGATGTAGTTCTCCGCGAAGTTCCGCGCGTAGGCGGGCGAGTTCCGCAGCTGCCACAGCCGGGACTGCTGCAGCTTCTGCCGGAAGGCCGCGTCCGGCGAGTCGGACGGGTAGTAGGTGTGCATCATGTGCAGCAACGCGTGACTGAATTCCTGGGCCTTCCAGATGTCCGGAACCCGTCGCTGCGAATACCGGTCCAGTTCGGCCTCGTCACCGGAGCGCAGGTGCCGCACGACGGTGTCGGCGAACTCGGCCGCGTCCGCGATGGCGAGGTTCATCCCTTTGCCCCCGGAAGGGGTGATGACGTGCGCGGCGTCCCCGAGCAGGAAGATCCGGCCGTGGCGCATCGGCTCGATGACCCGGCTCTCCATCTCCAGGATGTTCTTGCTGAAGATATCGCCCTCGTTCAGGGTCCATCCGGGTTTGGCCAGCCTGGTTCGCAGCTCCGTCCAGATGCGCTCGTCCGGCCAGTCCTCGATCGTGTCGCCGAACGGGACCTGCAGGTGGAAGCGGGTCACGGTGTCCGAACGCAACAAGTGACCGGCGAAGCCGTTCTCGTGCTGGGCGTAGATCGTGTGCTCCGCGGAGGGCTCGGCGTGGGCGAGCAGGGTCAACCAGCGGAACTCGTGCTGCATGGTGTACTCGGTGACCGCCTCGGCGGGAACGCCGTGCTTGCCGGCACCGTGCTGCCCGTCGGCGCCCGCGGCGTAGTCCGCCCGGAACACCGCCCCGCCCACGCACTCGACCACGACGTGGCCGGACTCCTCGCGCACCGATTCCACCGTGGTGGCGTAGTGCACGGTCCCGCCCGCCGCCTCGTAGGCGTCGAGCAGATCGGTGACGATCTCCTGCTGCGGGTACACCCAGTGCGGTGTCCCGCCGTAGTGCGCGGAGTAATCGGTGAAGAAGCTCGTTCCCGCGGAACGGAACTCGCAGCCACGGTGCACGGTGCCTTCCGCGTAGAGGCGGGAGGCCAAACCGTGCCTGTCGAGCAGTTCGACCGTGCGGTGCTCGAGCAGTCCGGCCCGCGCACGGCCCACGATCTGCTCCCGGGTGTAGCGGTCGAGCACGACCGTGTCGACTCCCCGCGCTCGCAGCAGGTTGGCCACCGTCAATCCGGCCGGGCCCGCCCCGAGGATCGCAACCGTGGTGTCAGTGCTCGACACGACGCACCTCCTCGTCGAGTGCCGCACCACCGGCCGGGATCCGTGTGGAGTTTCCGGTGGCGCGGAGCAGTTCACGCGCCGTCGCGGTCGCCGCGGTGACCACGGGCAGGCCGAGCGCGCGCTGGACCGGTTCCACGCCGGACAGGGACGGCATCTGCACGCAGGCGGACAGCACGACCCCGTCCGCCCGCGTCCTGTCGAGCCTTTCGGCCAGTTCGGGCAATCGCGCGGGGTCGAGCCTGCCGACCTCCCGGTTGTCCGCGACACCGAGACTGAGCGAGTCGACCACCGTGATCCCGTATCCGTTCAGGTATTCCAGCACCATCCCGGTCAACGCGGGCACGTACGGCGCGACCACGGCCACGTTGCGCATGTCCAGGTCGAGCAGGGTGCGTACGAGCGCACCCGCACTGCTGACAACCGGGCACGGCGCCTCGTGTCGAGTGGTGACGGCGCCGAGTTCCCGTTCGACGCGCTCGTGCGCACCGGGACCTTCGGCCATCAGCGCGATGAGGCACGCATAACCGATGACGTCCATCCCCGCGTCGGCGAGTTCGCCGGCGCACCGGTCGCCTTCGCCGACCATCGCGTGCAACGATTCCGCGTCGACGTTGTGCAGTGCCGCGCGGCTGGAATGGTATGTACGGTCCTCGTGGCCCAGCAACGCCGGGATTTCCGTTTCCATGGTGACGTTCGAGCTCGGCACGATGAGCCCGATCCGCTGCGTTGTCATGCTGCTCCGTGGAGATAGGTGAGCGCGTCGTCGAGCTCGACGACGTCGCCGTACTTGGCCTGGATGTCGAAGAGTCCGGCCCGGTGTGGTTCCGCGGCGCGGTCCCCCACGCAGTCGGAGACCACCAGGGTCGGATAGCCGTACTGCACCGCGTCCACCACGCTCGCCCGGACACAGCCGCTGGTGGTCGTTCCGCAGATCAGCAGGGTGTCCACCCGTGAGTTCACCAGCCGTGCGACGAGATCGGTGCCGAAGAAAGCGCTCGCCGCGCGTTTCTCCAGCAGCGGTTCGTCAGCGCTCCTGCCGAGGCGGGAGTCCAGTTCGACCAGCGGCGTCCCGCGCCGCAGGTCCCCGAAGCCCGGTGCTTTGCGCAGCCACGCGGTGGTCTCCCCCTTCTCGAAGACGATCGTGGTGAACAGGATCGGTGCTCCCGTCACACGAGCGGACTCCAACAGCCGGGCCGTGGCGGCGAGTTCGTCGTCCAGGTCCGCGCCGATCCGACTCGCCGGATCGGTGAAGCCGGAAGTGAAATCCACGACCAGCACCGCCGGTCGGGTGCCACGGAGCACGGGCTCCCCGATCCCCGCTCGCCGATAACGCTCCGCGGCGTCGGCGTGCTCGGTGTCTGTGCCCACGGGCGCCCTCCTTGTCGCTGTCCCGTTGTCCCGCGAGCAGACTAAATTTAATGAAATCAAACTGTCAACGCTTCTAACACGAGGTTATTCTCAGCCAGTTATCCATATTGACAGCCAGCACGTCACGGTGCTTGTAATTAAATCTTCCGGATAACTCGCTAAGTGAGGTACCGCTATGACGAGTGCCGAACAGACCCGCACCCCCACCGCCGCAGGTGGGATCCACGGGTACCGCACCTTGTGGGCGGCGTTGTTCATCGGTTGGCTACTCGCCTATGCCGACCGCTCGATCACCGGCCCCGTGGTCACGTGGATGATCGACAACGAGGTCGCCTTCATGCAGTCGGCGAACGAGCCACACGCGCTCGGAGGACTGATCGGCAGCCTGTTCTTCGCCGGATACATGCTCACCCAGTTGCCCAGCGGCAGACTCGGCGATCGCTACGGAAATTCCGCGATGCTGACCATCTGCTTCATCTGGGCCGGCATCGCCACCATGCTCAACGGAGTGCTCAGCGGCCTGTTCGCCTTCGTCGCACTGCGCGTGCTGACCGGACTCGGTGAGGGCGCCTTCTACTCCAACGACCGAGCACTGATCATCGCGCGGACACCCGCCCACAAACGCAGTCTCGGTCTCGGGGTCGCGATCACCGGACTGGCGTTCGGACTCACCGTGGCCTCCGTGGCCACCCCGTGGTTGCTCAACATCGGCACGGCACTGCTCGGCCGCGGAGGCTGGCGCTTCCCGTTCCTGTTCTTCGGCGTGATCACGCTGCTGTTCGGTGTCCTGCTGAGCTTCTACCTGCGCAAGCTGTTCGGGCGCAAGCAGGTGCGCGAACCGTTGGGACGTCTGCTCGGCATGTCCGCGGTGTTCGGCACGTTGATCATGCTGCTGTTCTGGCTCACCGACTCACTCGGTCTGCCGAACTGGGTCTCCGCGCTGGCCGAGGTGGTGCTCGCGCTGGCCATCGTCGGCGTCACCCAGACTCGACGCCGCGGTCGCGCCCGACAGAGCGAGCCCGCCCCGCCCAGGGCAGCCATCCAGTGGCGCGGCACCGCCCCGATCTACCTCGCGGCCATCGCGATCATGTGGAGCATCTGGCTGTTCGGCTACTGGTCGGTCGAGATCGTCTCCTCCGCGGCCGACACCTCGCTCGTCCAGGCCGGACTGACCGCGGCGTTCAACGCGGGTGCGGGCATGATCGGCTTCCCCGTGGGCGGTTGGATATCCGATGTGGCCCGGAGACGCGGCTGGGGACGACGCGACATCCTCATCACCGCCACGTTGGCCCAGGGCGTGCTCGTCCTCGCCTTCGGGCTCTACCTGCAGCACACCACGCACCCCTCCCTGGCGCTGCTCGGTGTGCTGTTGTTCGGCACCGGGCTTTTCCTCAACGCCGTGCAGCCGATGTCGCAGGCACTCACCGCCGACCTCGTGCCGGAACAACAGCACGCCACGGCGTTCGGCATGTGGAACATGATCGGCGAGATCGGCGCGCTCGCCAGTCCGGTGATCAGCGGTACCGTGCGCGACGCGACCGGCTCCTGGGCACCGGCGGTGTACCTCGACGCCGCACTGGTGCTCGGCAGCGCCCTGCTCTACCTCGCGGTACACCGCGACCGCACCCCGGCCCCGCTCGGTGCGCCGGGCTGACCCGAGCACACCGCGGGAACTCCCGACGCGCGGCCACGCGCGGAGAGCACCCGCTTCACCGACGCCGCCCGCCCGGCCGCCGGTCTCGGCTCGCTCCCCTCCCCGCGTGCCCGGGCGCCGGAACACCACTTCAGTCGGCGATGGCGACCTCCACCCCCTGCTCCTCGAACGGAGCGAGGGAGGCCGCATCGGCTTCCGCGTCGGTGACCAGCGTCCACCGCCGCGGAAGCCGCGCCCACGCGTGAAACGGACGCCGCCCGAGCTTGGCTGCGTGCACCAGCACGTACACGTGCTCGGCACGCCGGGCCATGATCTCCTTGAGCCTGGTCTGCTGCAGGTCCGCCTCGCAGATCCCCTCGTCGGCGACGACACCGTCCGCCCCGAGGAACACCCGATCGAACGTCATACGTTCCAGGGCCGCTTCGGCCAGCGGCCCGACGAATCCCTGACTGACGTGGCGCAGCGTCCCACCCAGACACTCGACGTGCAGCTCCGAATCGGCCAGCTCCTGCAACACCGTCAGTCCCGTGGTGACCACGGTGATTTCCCGTGCACGGCGCAACTCACGACCGAGCGCCCCCGTGGTGGAGCCGGAATCGAGCAGCACCGACTCCCCTGGCCGTATCCGATCGGCCGCCCACGCGGCGATAGCCCGCTTGGCCTCGAAGGACTCGCCGCTGCGTTGACCCAGCGAGACCTCCTGGCCCGGCCCCATCGGCATGGCACCGCCGTAAGTGCGTGCCAGCTGCCCCGCCGACTCGAGTTGAGCGAGATCGCGGCGAATCGTCGAAGCGGTCACCCCGAAAGTGCTCGACAGTTCGTCGACACTGGCCAGTCCCGAGGTGGTCGCCATACGCACGATGGCGGAGCGTCGTTCCCGGGATTCACGGGACATCGTCTTCCTCCCCGGTCCGCCTCACACAGCGGTGGACAGCTCGGCGGCCTGGTGCAGGGCCTCGATCATGCTGTCCACATCCGCCTTTCCGGTACCCGCGATGTCGAAAGCCGTACCGTGGTCCACCGAGGTCCGGATGACCGGAAGCCCCACAGTCACGTTCACCCCCGCATCGATCCCCAACAGTTTGACCGGAGCATGTCCCTGGTCGTGGTACATCGCCACGATCAGATCGTAGTCGCCCCGGCTGGCCAGAAAAAAAGCCGTGTCCGCGGGGAGCGGACCGTGGACATCCACACCGGAGGACCGCAGCTTCTCCACGGCGGGCACGACCTTGCTCTCCTCCTCCCGATACCCGAACAACCCGTTCTCCCCCGCGTGGGGATTGATCCCGCAGACCCCGATCCGCGGCGCGGAAACACCGGAACCCCGGATCGCCCGGTAGCCACGAAGGACGGTGCGCTCGACCAGACCGGGCTCTATCCGCCGCACGGCGTCGATCAGCCCGATGTGCGTGGTCACGTGCACGACTTTCACCTTGGGGGTCGACAGCATCATCGACACCTCCTCGGTGTCGGTCAAATACGCCAAGAGCTCGGTGTGTCCCGGGTACAGGTGCCCGGCGGCGTGCAATGCCTCCTTGTTCAACGGCGCGGTGCAGATTCCCTGCACCTCGCCACCCAGGGCGAGTTCACTCGCCATGCGCACGTAGTGGTAGGCGGCATCGCCCGCGACCGGTGAGACCTCGCCCCACGGCAGGTCGGGCGGAATCAGACCGGGGTCGATCACGTTGATCCGTCCGGACGTGAAAACGGCCTCCGCGACGGATTCCACGGCGACGACCTCGGCTTGGCTGCCTGCGATCTCGGCGGCGCGACGCAGCCGAGCGACGTCTCCGAGGACGATCGGGCGGCAACGAGTGGTGACGGACTCGTCCAGCAACGCTCCGACGATGACCTCCGGACCGACGCCGGCCCCGTCTCCCATGGTCACGGCGATCAACGGAATGTGAGCAGTACTCATATCAGCCTTCCGAAATAGGACGTAGATGCCTGACGATCCGGACGAGGCTGTCCGGACCGCCGAAACTTCCCGGGCGCGTCACCACCGACGTCCCGCCGGGGGTGTGGCTGTGCACGGCGCCGTGGTGAACCTGACCGCGGGGGAACAGCGCGTCGACCTCGACCGCTTCGAGCACCCTGCGCGCGGTCTCCCCACCGGTCAGCACGAGGTCGACCGGTGCCTCGCTGCACGCGACGGCCCGGCGCGCGGTCTCGGCGAGCAGTCGCACGAACTCGCGGGAACGCCCTGCTGCGATCTCCCCTCCGAGCCGGGAGGTGACCACCACGGGGCCCCGGCGCAGCCCGGCGGAGACCCGTGCGACGACCTCGACGACTTCCTCGCTCGTCGCTTCGGCCACGTCGACCTCGACCGGCTCCGCTCCGGACGCGATCAGTTCGCGCACCTGTTCGGCGGCTCCGGGATCCGCGGTACCGACGACCACCAGCAGGGCGTTGTCGAGGTCCTCCCGCGCAACGGAGGGTGGCTCCGCCCGGTTGCCGACTGTGCGCGCTGCCCGTCCGAGCGCTCCCGCCAGCCCACCGCTGCCGATCAGCCGCACTCCCGGCAGCGCGGTGGTCGCGGCGACCACCGCGTCGAGGTCGGCATCCGTCTCCGCGTCGCAGACGGCCACCAGCCCCGCACCGGTGCAGTCGGCCAGGGCCACGCTCAGCTCACCGGAGCGGACGGTGTCCAGCCCCACCGTGCGACAGGCGCTGGGAGCGACGGTCTCCGCGAGGCTTTCCGCGGGCAGCGCGGCCTCGGCGCGCCACAGTTCGGTCCGGTGCAGGGGCTGTCCGTGCACGTGGATCACCCCACCCCGGACCGTGCGCCCGCCCACCGGCAGGGCCGGCGCTAGCACCACGGGGCCGTCGGCGGCGCGGATCGCGGCGCCGACGTTGCCGC
This genomic stretch from Actinopolyspora halophila DSM 43834 harbors:
- a CDS encoding alpha/beta fold hydrolase; this encodes MTETVGTSEYVHANGLRHHLLSYGRDGTPLLILPGITSPAITAEFIACRLAERYRVHVPDLRGRGGTDTPPAGHYTLEHYADDVAGLVEALGLRDPVLLGHSLGARIAAAYRVRHGAGRSPLLLVDPPLSGPGRDPYPTSRAAFLAQLDEAARGTTADEVGKYYPKWPRRELELRARVLSTCDRTAVVETHEGFEREDFFAYWRRLSGSVALIRGAESPVVSDSGVRELAESNPDVPISTVTAAGHMVPWDNFDGFRAAVDNALAVVDER
- a CDS encoding 4-hydroxybenzoate 3-monooxygenase — encoded protein: MSSTDTTVAILGAGPAGLTVANLLRARGVDTVVLDRYTREQIVGRARAGLLEHRTVELLDRHGLASRLYAEGTVHRGCEFRSAGTSFFTDYSAHYGGTPHWVYPQQEIVTDLLDAYEAAGGTVHYATTVESVREESGHVVVECVGGAVFRADYAAGADGQHGAGKHGVPAEAVTEYTMQHEFRWLTLLAHAEPSAEHTIYAQHENGFAGHLLRSDTVTRFHLQVPFGDTIEDWPDERIWTELRTRLAKPGWTLNEGDIFSKNILEMESRVIEPMRHGRIFLLGDAAHVITPSGGKGMNLAIADAAEFADTVVRHLRSGDEAELDRYSQRRVPDIWKAQEFSHALLHMMHTYYPSDSPDAAFRQKLQQSRLWQLRNSPAYARNFAENYIGPPLDGLPGAEAQL
- a CDS encoding maleate cis-trans isomerase family protein, translated to MTTQRIGLIVPSSNVTMETEIPALLGHEDRTYHSSRAALHNVDAESLHAMVGEGDRCAGELADAGMDVIGYACLIALMAEGPGAHERVERELGAVTTRHEAPCPVVSSAGALVRTLLDLDMRNVAVVAPYVPALTGMVLEYLNGYGITVVDSLSLGVADNREVGRLDPARLPELAERLDRTRADGVVLSACVQMPSLSGVEPVQRALGLPVVTAATATARELLRATGNSTRIPAGGAALDEEVRRVEH
- a CDS encoding isochorismatase family protein — its product is MGTDTEHADAAERYRRAGIGEPVLRGTRPAVLVVDFTSGFTDPASRIGADLDDELAATARLLESARVTGAPILFTTIVFEKGETTAWLRKAPGFGDLRRGTPLVELDSRLGRSADEPLLEKRAASAFFGTDLVARLVNSRVDTLLICGTTTSGCVRASVVDAVQYGYPTLVVSDCVGDRAAEPHRAGLFDIQAKYGDVVELDDALTYLHGAA
- a CDS encoding MFS transporter, whose protein sequence is MTSAEQTRTPTAAGGIHGYRTLWAALFIGWLLAYADRSITGPVVTWMIDNEVAFMQSANEPHALGGLIGSLFFAGYMLTQLPSGRLGDRYGNSAMLTICFIWAGIATMLNGVLSGLFAFVALRVLTGLGEGAFYSNDRALIIARTPAHKRSLGLGVAITGLAFGLTVASVATPWLLNIGTALLGRGGWRFPFLFFGVITLLFGVLLSFYLRKLFGRKQVREPLGRLLGMSAVFGTLIMLLFWLTDSLGLPNWVSALAEVVLALAIVGVTQTRRRGRARQSEPAPPRAAIQWRGTAPIYLAAIAIMWSIWLFGYWSVEIVSSAADTSLVQAGLTAAFNAGAGMIGFPVGGWISDVARRRGWGRRDILITATLAQGVLVLAFGLYLQHTTHPSLALLGVLLFGTGLFLNAVQPMSQALTADLVPEQQHATAFGMWNMIGEIGALASPVISGTVRDATGSWAPAVYLDAALVLGSALLYLAVHRDRTPAPLGAPG
- a CDS encoding DeoR/GlpR family DNA-binding transcription regulator — its product is MSRESRERRSAIVRMATTSGLASVDELSSTFGVTASTIRRDLAQLESAGQLARTYGGAMPMGPGQEVSLGQRSGESFEAKRAIAAWAADRIRPGESVLLDSGSTTGALGRELRRAREITVVTTGLTVLQELADSELHVECLGGTLRHVSQGFVGPLAEAALERMTFDRVFLGADGVVADEGICEADLQQTRLKEIMARRAEHVYVLVHAAKLGRRPFHAWARLPRRWTLVTDAEADAASLAPFEEQGVEVAIAD
- the pdxA gene encoding 4-hydroxythreonine-4-phosphate dehydrogenase PdxA; its protein translation is MSTAHIPLIAVTMGDGAGVGPEVIVGALLDESVTTRCRPIVLGDVARLRRAAEIAGSQAEVVAVESVAEAVFTSGRINVIDPGLIPPDLPWGEVSPVAGDAAYHYVRMASELALGGEVQGICTAPLNKEALHAAGHLYPGHTELLAYLTDTEEVSMMLSTPKVKVVHVTTHIGLIDAVRRIEPGLVERTVLRGYRAIRGSGVSAPRIGVCGINPHAGENGLFGYREEESKVVPAVEKLRSSGVDVHGPLPADTAFFLASRGDYDLIVAMYHDQGHAPVKLLGIDAGVNVTVGLPVIRTSVDHGTAFDIAGTGKADVDSMIEALHQAAELSTAV
- a CDS encoding four-carbon acid sugar kinase family protein, producing MEESVFSGVLALADDLSGAAETAVLLSGEVSARIELSSVECSSFARNTQNFSSGESVFDPRASLVLDLDSRQAAPERAERAVRETLRTHVTGFAPVFFKIDSLARGNVGAAIRAADGPVVLAPALPVGGRTVRGGVIHVHGQPLHRTELWRAEAALPAESLAETVAPSACRTVGLDTVRSGELSVALADCTGAGLVAVCDAETDADLDAVVAATTALPGVRLIGSGGLAGALGRAARTVGNRAEPPSVAREDLDNALLVVVGTADPGAAEQVRELIASGAEPVEVDVAEATSEEVVEVVARVSAGLRRGPVVVTSRLGGEIAAGRSREFVRLLAETARRAVACSEAPVDLVLTGGETARRVLEAVEVDALFPRGQVHHGAVHSHTPGGTSVVTRPGSFGGPDSLVRIVRHLRPISEG